From one Cydia strobilella chromosome 24, ilCydStro3.1, whole genome shotgun sequence genomic stretch:
- the LOC134752089 gene encoding translocon-associated protein subunit delta has translation MVTKYVIALFTLCSMSGALAQSCQNPQVEAASFTSLDATVVTQIAYITEFTLKCDNPLPPNYALYAEVEGKPLTAARIGENKYQVSWTEEPARARSGTHEVRVLDEEGWASLRRARRADPAAIVPPLLAVQLSHPGSYSGPWVNSEVLATALSVLVAYTALRNKSRILA, from the exons ATGGTCACAAAATACGTTATTGCCCTTTTTACCCTCTGCTCTATGAGCGGAGCATTAGCCCAAAGCTGCCAAAACCCTCAAGTCGAGGCAGCTTCGTTCACAAGTTTAGATGCGACCGTGGTGACACAAATAGCGTATATCACGGAGTTTACGCTGAAGTGTGACAATCCTCTGCCTCCGAACTACGCTCTGTATGCTGAGGTTGAGGGTAAACCGCTGACTGCTGCCCGTATCGGAGAGAACAAATACCAG GTCTCGTGGACCGAGGAGCCCGCTCGCGCCCGATCCGGCACGCACGAAGTCCGAGTGTTGGACGAGGAAGGCTGGGCCTCGCTGCGTCGCGCTCGCCGCGCCGACCCCGCCGCCATCGTGCCCCCGCTACTGGCTGTCCAGTTGTCCCACCCTGGCA GTTACTCCGGCCCTTGGGTGAACTCCGAGGTGCTCGCTACTGCTCTGTCGGTGCTGGTGGCCTACACAGCTCTCCGCAACAAGAGCAGAATCCTTgcttaa
- the LOC134752042 gene encoding methyltransferase-like protein 17, mitochondrial, translating into MFRKLRVTRFSTLYSNYSIKVELDTSLKDKFESKEYKPRKHPGTTRVKIAALPPDIVKAIKIVLDDSGARSMHQDSIKLSNYLRSRLLPPEEGDIDQKAAKIHDKISKKAYSKIGDNLTEDELNQLNKQVQSKVFNVLKANVYRWGNISYDKATCLQYLMSRSAPEYAVLVRILDEIRMKYPDYKPRSFFDFGSGLGTGTWAVNNYWNGDIFEYFCVDTSPHMHDLARLLLCQGKDNVTMPLKGYFQRQFLPASTDLKYNIVLSAFSLFELPSMRARLETIQKLWKKTEDFLIIVEQGSNAGFQIVNEAREFVLNLSKGKNNGYAFSPCPNDNVCPRYLELKTPCNFIMKYESLPYPSKSDVFAELFSYVILRKGVRPSDDPQWPRIVRAPIVRSGHTICRLCTKQGELQEIIFSKSKFDQTTYRCARSSNWGDLLPVK; encoded by the coding sequence ATGTTTAGAAAATTAAGAGTAACTCGTTTTTCAACGCTTTACTCCAACTATTCAATTAAAGTAGAGCTAGACACCAGTTTGAAAGATAAATTTGAAAGCAAAGAGTACAAGCCGCGCAAGCACCCGGGAACAACCCGAGTAAAAATAGCAGCGTTACCTCCAGATATAGTCAAggcaataaaaatagttttagacGATTCTGGGGCCCGTTCTATGCACCAGGACAGCATCAAGCTCAGCAACTACCTTCGATCACGCTTACTTCCACCAGAAGAAGGAGATATTGACCAGAAAGCAGCAAAAATACACGACAAAATTTCTAAGAAAGCATATTCGAAGATTGGGGATAATTTGACAGAAGACGAACTAAATCAGTTGAATAAGCAGGTGCAATCGAAAGTTTTTAACGTTTTAAAGGCAAATGTTTATCGTTGGGGTAATATTTCATATGACAAAGCAACATGCTTACAATATTTAATGTCTAGATCTGCACCCGAGTATGCCGTCCTAGTGCGTATATTAGATGAAATAAGAATGAAATATCCGGATTACAAGCCAAGAAGCTTCTTTGACTTTGGCTCAGGACTAGGAACGGGCACATGGGCCGTCAACAACTATTGGAACGGGGACATATTTGAATATTTCTGTGTCGATACCTCACCACACATGCATGATTTGGCCCGATTACTCTTATGTCAGGGGAAAGACAACGTAACTATGCCTTTGAAAGGCTATTTCCAACGTCAGTTCCTACCGGCATCAACAGATCTCAAATACAATATAGTTTTATCAGCATTTTCATTATTTGAACTACCAAGTATGCGAGCAAGATTGGAAACCATTCAAAAACTATGGAAGAAAACAGAAGATTTCCTGATAATAGTTGAGCAAGGGTCTAACGCTGGCTTCCAAATTGTGAATGAAGCTAGAGAATTCGTTTTAAATTTATCCAAAGGCAAAAACAATGGTTATGCATTTTCACCATGTCCAAATGATAATGTATGCCCAAGGTATTTAGAATTGAAAACACCTTGTAACTTCATTATGAAGTATGAATCGCTGCCATACCCTTCAAAATCAGACGTGTTTGCAGAATTATTCTCATACGTAATATTAAGGAAAGGTGTACGTCCATCCGATGATCCTCAGTGGCCTAGGATAGTGCGAGCACCCATTGTCCGCTCCGGGCACACCATTTGTAGGTTGTGTACGAAACAGGGGGAGCTGCAAGAGATCATATTTTCCAAGTCCAAGTTTGACCAGACCACGTACAGGTGCGCTAGGTCCAGTAACTGGGGAGACTTGTTGCCTGTAAAATAa
- the LOC134752106 gene encoding cytochrome c oxidase assembly factor 4 homolog, mitochondrial — protein MTVKPRDVPDNDDDPVETMLKKTGCLELHYKVQECIATTKDWRKCQTVVEEFRTCIGKHKQEEMTKAKN, from the exons ATGACGGTGAAACCTCGAGACGTACCAGATAATGACGATGACCCCGTCGAAACCATGCTGAAGAAAACTGGATGCCTTGAATTACATTATAAAGTGCAG GAGTGCATAGCCACCACAAAGGATTGGAGAAAATGCCAAACAGTAGTCGAGGagttccgcacttgtatcggcAAGCACAAGCAGGAGGAAATGACCAAAGCCAAGAACTAA
- the LOC134752142 gene encoding uncharacterized protein LOC134752142, producing the protein MLPEPHDWQLQYKDLKPRVAHLLQSGLWSDCSFLVGSEVVPGHKLMLSLASPVFEAMFYGTIAETNNQLIPVTDIQPKAFKALLEYIYTDKLNVSCVVNACGLYYGAKKYMLPHLMKKCLLYILSSLSPNNVCCVYEFTKVFEVHGLLKTCKQMIQVNASEVLKNSNFEEVELSTVLEVFSMERLRVSSELELFAAVDRRTRTLSEDGDQKIRNVLGKIRFLTLTPQQFVEGPAKSPLFTKDEVLSVLTNIVSSNSHLPLPDGFSACRVPRSLLAGSAEGMLNMEEDCWRRVLNYVPLRDIILSERVSRGWQKMVLVYLSSISIGILPSWALWRHVPDVRWLEVDSSSLELCCRKLGASLEVACCASEQDLKTIAEQCPNLKQDTEMEYDEARSEATFRYTVQKFRSLEGPVLSPPCYVRNLPWKIRVMPRQALDSDLLKRKTLGFFLKCNEKNESSSWSCNAMAELRLISHKPDCEPFFMKMEVLFCSKKNGWGFPDFMKWDDVLDPERGYIKDDAITVEVHVTAQAPHGVSLDWFRRAAS; encoded by the exons ATGTTGCCGGAACCCCATGATTGGCAGCTACAGTATAAGGATTTGAAGCCCCGGGTTGCTCATCTGCTGCAGTCCGGCTTATGGTCAGACTGTTCCTTCCTGGTGGGTTCGGAGGTGGTGCCAGGTCACAAGTTGATGCTGTCATTGGCATCCCCGGTGTTTGAAGCCATGTTTTATGGCACTATAGCGGAGACAAACAACCAACTGATACCAGTCACAGATATACAACCTAAAGCTTTTAAAGCACTTTTAGA gtATATCTACACAGACAAGTTAAACGTCAGTTGTGTGGTAAACGCCTGTGGGCTTTACTATGGAGCCAAGAAATACATGCTGCCCCACCTCATGAAGAAATGTCTCCTCTACATCTTGTCTTCTTTATCTCCAAATAATGTATGCTGCGTGTATGAATTCACAAAAGTCTTTGAAGTCCATGGtcttttaaaaacatgtaaaCAG ATGATACAGGTTAATGCCAGTGAGGTGTTGAAAAACAGCAACTTTGAGGAGGTGGAGCTGAGCACAGTGCTGGAGGTGTTCTCGATGGAGCGTCTGCGCGTGAGCAGCGAACTGGAACTGTTCGCGGCGGTGGACCGCCGCACGCGCACCTTATCAGAAG ATGGTGATCAAAAGATCCGGAATGTGCTCGGAAAGATCCGTTTCCTCACGCTGACGCCGCAGCAATTCGTGGAGGGTCCGGCGAAGTCTCCGCTTTTCACTAAGGACGAGGTCTTGTCGGTCCTCACCAACATTGTGTCAAGCAACTCCCATTTACCGCTGCCGGACGGTTTCAGCGCCTGCCGCGTGCCTCGCAGCCTGCTCGCTGGATCGGCAGAAGGG ATGTTGAACATGGAAGAGGATTGTTGGCGCCGGGTGCTGAACTATGTACCATTGCGGGACATAATACTTTCGGAGCGTGTCAGTCGCGGCTGGCAGAAGATGGTGCTGGTATACCTATCAA GTATCAGTATTGGTATTCTGCCCAGTTGGGCATTGTGGCGGCATGTACCAGATGTGCGTTGGTTGGAGGTTGACAGCTCGTCGCTTGAGCTGTGCTGCCGCAAGCTTGGCGCGTCACTCGAGGTCGCGTGCTGCGCCAGCGAGCAGGATTTAAAAACAATCGCAGAACAGTGCCCTAACTTGAAA CAAGACACCGAAATGGAATATGACGAAGCGCGGTCCGAAGCGACCTTCCGCTACACAGTGCAGAAGTTCCGCAGCCTCGAGGGCCCGGTATTGTCCCCACCCTGCTACGTGCGCAACCTGCCCTGGAAGATCAGGGTGATGCCCCGGCAGGCGCTCGACTCCGACCTGCTGAAGCGGAAAACGCTCGGCTTCTTCTTGAAGTGCAACGAGAAGAACGAGTCTTCCAGCTGGTCGTGTAACGCCATGGCAGAGTTGAGACTCATCTCGCATAAGCCGGACTGTGAACCGTTTTTTATGAAGATGGAGGTTTTGTTCTGCAG TAAGAAGAACGGTTGGGGATTCCCCGACTTCATGAAGTGGGACGATGTCCTGGACCCGGAGAGGGGTTACATCAAGGACGACGCCATAACCGTCGAGGTGCACGTGACGGCACAGGCGCCCCACGGCGTGTCGTTGGATTG GTTTCGGAGAGCTGCATCGTAA